A DNA window from Macadamia integrifolia cultivar HAES 741 chromosome 4, SCU_Mint_v3, whole genome shotgun sequence contains the following coding sequences:
- the LOC122076124 gene encoding WUSCHEL-related homeobox 4-like: protein MLYIISHSVIISSLMGSMNMKVHQLTRGFWDHEPSLSLACKRLRPLAPKLTTTATTTTTTTSPSDTIPSLDIKSFIKPESGPRKCGSAGEKRDTPQVEAHSGGTRWNPTQEQIGILEMLYRGGMRTPNAQQIEQITVQLGKFGKIEGKNVFYWFQNHKARERQKQKRNSLGLTHSPRTPSLVVTTTIALDADREMEREEESQYYKRKQRSWGRVKWCGEEAEEEDSSSRWSSGGEEGDDKTLELFPLHPEGR from the exons atgCTCTATATAATCAGTCATTCTGTGATAATCTCCTCACTCATGGGAAGCATGAACATGAAGGTGCATCAGCTCACACGTGGGTTCTGGGATCATGAACCCTCCCTCTCACTTGCCTGCAAACGCCTCCGTCCTCTTGCTCCCAAGCttaccaccaccgccaccaccacgaCTACTACTACTAGTCCTTCTGACACCATCCCTTCCCTTGATATCAAGAGCTTCATCAAGCCTGAAAGTGGTCCTCGAAAGTGTGGATCCGCCGGCGAGAAGAGAGACACTCCTCAG GTGGAGGCTCACTCAGGAGGGACGAGGTGGAACCCAACACAAGAACAGATTGGGATCCTGGAAATGCTGTATAGGGGTGGAATGAGGACACCTAATGCACAACAAATAGAGCAAATCACAGTTCAGCttgggaagtttgggaagataGAAGGGAAAAACGTATTCTATTGGTTCCAAAACCACAAAGCACGAGAGAGGCAGAAGCAGAAACGCAACAGCCTTGGTCTCACCCATTCTCCAAGGACTCCTTCTTTAGTGGTCACCACAACTATAGCCTTGGATGCCGAT AGAGaaatggaaagagaagaagagagccAGTACTACAAAAGGAAGCAAAGAAGCTGGGGAAGGGTGAAGTGGTGTGGGGAGGAGGCCGAGGAGGAGGATAGTAGCAGCAGGTGGAGTAGTGGAGGAGAAGAGGGAGATGATAAGACTCTGGAGCTCTTCCCTTTACACCCGGAAGGCAGATGA